Proteins encoded by one window of Polaribacter haliotis:
- a CDS encoding MbnP family protein, translating to MKKYSFLLIVILLAFNSCKEELDCCVNPPSVNLKFTHNWDGVPITNQDFNELKFTNENGEKLSIERLRYLISNINLIGSKNNLLVDVGENSGTEISISDIENGTYDLSFRFGFSDEDNKDGTYQFLNSVSFDVPAMLGGGYHFMQFDGKYIDNNNQETGFNYHTIRAVDRTNPADLKFEDTSFEVNLGKVEIKNNTEIEIKVNIAEWFKNPNIWNLNELNTNLMGNFEAQKMMRANGKSVFSLGKVRQ from the coding sequence ATGAAAAAATATAGTTTTTTATTAATCGTTATTTTATTAGCTTTTAATAGCTGTAAAGAAGAATTAGATTGTTGTGTAAATCCACCTTCTGTAAATTTAAAATTTACACATAATTGGGATGGAGTTCCAATAACGAATCAAGATTTTAATGAGCTAAAATTCACAAACGAAAATGGAGAAAAACTAAGTATCGAAAGATTGCGTTATTTAATTTCTAACATAAATTTAATTGGCTCTAAAAACAATCTTTTAGTAGATGTTGGCGAAAATTCTGGAACAGAAATTAGTATTTCAGATATAGAAAATGGCACTTACGATCTTTCTTTTCGTTTTGGTTTTTCTGATGAAGATAATAAAGATGGTACTTATCAATTTTTGAATTCTGTGAGTTTCGATGTTCCTGCAATGTTGGGTGGAGGTTATCATTTTATGCAGTTTGATGGAAAATATATAGACAATAACAACCAAGAAACTGGTTTTAATTACCACACAATTAGAGCAGTTGACAGAACAAATCCTGCAGATTTAAAATTCGAAGACACTTCTTTTGAAGTAAACCTTGGGAAAGTGGAAATTAAAAACAACACCGAAATTGAAATTAAAGTAAACATTGCAGAATGGTTTAAAAACCCAAATATTTGGAATTTAAATGAATTAAACACCAATTTAATGGGCAATTTCGAAGCTCAAAAAATGATGAGAGCAAATGGGAAATCGGTTTTTTCTTTGGGGAAGGTTCGTCAATAA
- a CDS encoding choice-of-anchor B family protein — MKKMLLLLILVALSCSKKDVFEADRQIIINPVAKCENGFAGEYPCNDYDLLTHISLEEIAGENTVGNDSWGWVDPSTNKEYALIATNKGVSFIDITDPAKAIILGFLKTRTENSSWRDIKVYKNVAYIVSEANDHGMQIFNLSRLEEVTNPPVEFTADREYTGFGSAHNIVINEESGFAYAVGTKTFAGGPHFIDLTNPFEVVAAGGFEQSAYSHDAQVVTYNGPDLDYTGKEILIGSNENEVVIVDVTDKENPVKISAISYSNIGYTHQGWFTEDSKYFILGDELDERDKGVNTRTIIFDFTDLDNPIFHFDYLGKSAAIDHNGYVKGNLFFQANYTAGVRIIDISDIANKSFTEIGFFDTYPDNDNTAFNGAWNVYPYLPSGNIIISDINRGLFVIRKSKS, encoded by the coding sequence ATGAAAAAAATGCTCCTTCTTTTAATTTTAGTTGCACTTAGTTGTTCTAAAAAAGATGTTTTTGAAGCAGATAGACAAATAATTATAAACCCTGTTGCCAAATGCGAAAATGGTTTTGCTGGGGAATATCCTTGTAACGATTACGATTTGTTAACACATATTTCCTTAGAAGAAATTGCAGGCGAAAATACAGTTGGTAACGATAGTTGGGGTTGGGTAGATCCTTCTACCAATAAAGAATATGCACTAATTGCTACAAACAAAGGAGTCTCTTTTATAGATATTACAGATCCTGCAAAAGCAATAATTTTAGGTTTTTTAAAAACAAGAACAGAAAACAGTTCTTGGAGAGATATAAAAGTATATAAAAACGTTGCATATATTGTAAGTGAAGCGAATGATCATGGAATGCAAATATTCAATTTAAGTAGATTGGAAGAAGTTACAAATCCACCAGTAGAATTTACAGCAGATAGAGAATATACTGGCTTTGGAAGCGCACATAACATCGTTATTAACGAAGAAAGTGGTTTTGCATATGCAGTTGGAACAAAAACCTTTGCTGGTGGGCCACATTTTATCGATTTAACCAATCCTTTTGAAGTTGTAGCGGCAGGAGGTTTCGAGCAAAGTGCGTATTCGCATGATGCACAAGTGGTAACATATAATGGACCTGATTTAGATTATACAGGAAAAGAAATTCTTATTGGAAGTAATGAAAACGAAGTGGTAATTGTAGATGTTACAGACAAGGAAAATCCTGTTAAAATCTCTGCTATAAGCTACTCAAATATAGGTTATACCCATCAAGGTTGGTTTACAGAAGATTCTAAATATTTTATTTTAGGAGATGAGTTAGATGAAAGAGATAAAGGAGTAAATACAAGAACAATTATTTTCGATTTTACAGATTTAGACAATCCTATTTTTCATTTCGATTATTTAGGGAAATCTGCAGCTATCGATCATAATGGATATGTAAAAGGAAATTTATTTTTTCAGGCAAATTATACTGCTGGAGTTCGAATTATAGATATTTCAGATATAGCAAATAAGAGCTTTACAGAAATTGGTTTTTTTGACACCTATCCAGATAACGACAACACTGCTTTTAATGGAGCATGGAATGTGTACCCATATTTACCAAGTGGAAATATTATTATTAGTGATATAAATCGCGGTTTATTCGTTATTCGAAAAAGCAAATCTTAA
- the thiL gene encoding thiamine-phosphate kinase, which yields MLEDKNTQKTSLAELGEFGLINHITQYFKIENSSTVKGIGDDAAVLDASKKQTLVTTDLLIEGVHFDLSYMPLKHLGYKAVMVNLSDVYAMNGFAEQITVSIAVSNRFTLEAIEELYAGIQLACNTYNVDLVGGDTTSSTKGILISITAIGKVDKEDVVYRNTAKETDLIVVSGDLGAAYLGLQVLEREKQVFKVDPNNQPDLDNYTYLIERQLKPEARKDVAGILKELEVKPTSMIDISDGLSSELFHICTQSKVGCKVYEEKLPLDPQVISACEEFELDSTMVALSGGEDYELLFTVPIADFEKIKGNPNFSIIGHVTAENQGLNLVTRANQEIELKAQGWNAMKNE from the coding sequence ATGTTAGAAGATAAAAATACACAAAAGACCTCATTGGCTGAACTTGGTGAGTTTGGTTTGATTAATCATATTACTCAATATTTTAAAATTGAAAATTCATCAACAGTTAAAGGCATTGGAGATGATGCAGCAGTTTTAGACGCATCCAAAAAACAAACTTTGGTTACAACAGATTTGTTAATTGAAGGTGTGCATTTCGATTTAAGTTACATGCCATTAAAGCATTTGGGTTATAAGGCTGTAATGGTTAACTTATCTGATGTATATGCAATGAATGGTTTTGCAGAACAAATTACGGTTTCAATTGCAGTTTCTAATCGTTTTACTTTGGAAGCTATTGAAGAATTGTATGCAGGAATTCAATTAGCTTGTAATACATATAATGTTGATTTAGTTGGTGGAGACACAACATCGTCTACCAAAGGAATTTTAATTTCTATAACCGCAATTGGTAAAGTTGATAAAGAGGATGTTGTTTATAGAAACACAGCTAAAGAAACAGATTTAATTGTAGTTTCTGGAGATTTAGGTGCAGCTTATTTAGGGTTACAAGTTTTAGAAAGAGAGAAACAAGTTTTTAAGGTAGATCCAAATAATCAGCCAGATTTAGACAATTATACCTATTTAATTGAAAGACAGTTAAAACCTGAAGCTCGAAAAGATGTTGCTGGAATTTTAAAAGAATTAGAAGTAAAGCCAACTTCGATGATAGATATTTCTGACGGACTTTCCTCGGAACTTTTTCATATTTGTACACAAAGTAAAGTAGGTTGTAAAGTGTATGAAGAAAAATTGCCTTTAGACCCACAAGTAATTTCTGCTTGTGAAGAATTTGAGTTAGATTCTACAATGGTTGCTTTAAGTGGAGGGGAAGATTACGAACTTTTATTTACAGTACCAATTGCCGATTTCGAAAAAATAAAAGGAAACCCAAATTTTTCTATTATTGGACATGTTACTGCAGAAAACCAAGGTTTAAATTTGGTTACAAGAGCCAATCAAGAAATTGAGCTAAAAGCACAAGGTTGGAATGCTATGAAAAATGAATAA
- a CDS encoding DsbA family oxidoreductase, whose product MKKSIKIDIVSDVVCPWCTIGYKRLEKAIAELGIQDQVEIEWQPFELNPNMPAEGQNVQEHIAEKYGATLEQQKESQKQMVVAGAELGFTFDYFDDMRMANTFNAHVLLEYAKEFDKQTDLKMQLTKAFFSERKDVSKEDVLREALLEVGLNVEEALAKLYNEEARKEVRTKQDYWKNLGVNSVPTIVLNNKSAITGAQPVDVFKQILSEAIKENN is encoded by the coding sequence ATGAAAAAGTCAATAAAAATAGACATTGTTTCCGACGTTGTTTGTCCTTGGTGCACTATTGGATACAAACGTTTGGAAAAAGCAATCGCAGAATTGGGTATTCAAGATCAGGTAGAAATTGAATGGCAACCTTTTGAGCTAAACCCTAACATGCCAGCAGAAGGACAAAATGTACAAGAACATATTGCAGAAAAATATGGTGCTACTCTAGAACAACAAAAAGAATCGCAAAAGCAAATGGTAGTAGCTGGTGCTGAACTTGGTTTTACATTTGATTATTTTGACGACATGCGAATGGCAAATACTTTTAACGCCCATGTTTTATTAGAATATGCAAAAGAATTCGATAAACAAACCGATTTAAAAATGCAATTAACAAAAGCCTTTTTTAGCGAACGAAAAGATGTATCAAAAGAAGATGTTTTAAGAGAAGCTTTATTAGAGGTTGGGTTAAATGTTGAAGAAGCTTTAGCTAAATTATACAACGAAGAAGCACGCAAAGAAGTAAGAACTAAACAAGACTATTGGAAAAATCTAGGAGTTAATTCTGTACCTACAATTGTGCTTAATAATAAAAGTGCTATTACAGGTGCACAACCTGTAGATGTATTCAAGCAAATTCTTTCTGAAGCAATTAAAGAAAATAACTAA
- a CDS encoding carboxymuconolactone decarboxylase family protein, giving the protein MTTLKIHNIETAPEGSKTSLENSQKTFGMIPGLHGVLAGAPGILEAYKTIHQLFVDSSFNNDELTVVWQTINVEHECHYCVPAHTGIAKMMKVDDAISEALRNETPLESPKLEALRTFTLTIVRNRGHVTQEDLNAFYAVGYNETQVLEIILGLSQKTISNYVNHIANTPVDAGFKKFAWTKENTKA; this is encoded by the coding sequence ATGACAACATTAAAAATTCATAACATTGAAACTGCGCCAGAAGGTAGCAAAACATCATTAGAAAATTCTCAAAAAACATTCGGAATGATTCCTGGTTTACATGGGGTTTTAGCAGGAGCTCCTGGTATTTTAGAGGCCTATAAAACCATTCATCAACTTTTTGTAGATTCTTCATTTAATAATGACGAATTAACAGTCGTGTGGCAAACCATTAACGTAGAACATGAATGTCATTATTGTGTGCCTGCTCATACAGGTATTGCAAAAATGATGAAAGTAGATGATGCTATTTCAGAAGCTTTACGAAATGAAACACCACTTGAAAGTCCTAAATTAGAAGCGTTACGTACATTTACGTTAACAATTGTTCGTAATCGAGGGCATGTTACTCAAGAAGATTTGAATGCATTTTATGCAGTTGGTTATAACGAAACTCAAGTGTTAGAAATTATTTTAGGATTATCTCAAAAAACAATCAGTAATTATGTAAACCATATTGCTAATACTCCTGTAGATGCAGGATTTAAAAAGTTTGCTTGGACTAAAGAAAATACGAAAGCTTAA
- a CDS encoding TetR/AcrR family transcriptional regulator: MARKKQYIEEEVIDKAMHLFWRKGYENTSMQMLEKEMGINKFSIYSSFGNKHGLFLESLKSYNSKRKAMFDKFKNASNGVEDIKQFFYDSVAVCNENGNEKGCLVTNTYNEFSTSEDELVNNQINSFMDNLKSLFIEKLKMDSSKNEETIKKEANFLVLAKHGLAAATRVNNKEEIKDYIEMTFKNI; this comes from the coding sequence ATGGCTAGAAAAAAACAATATATAGAAGAAGAAGTTATTGACAAAGCAATGCATTTGTTTTGGCGAAAAGGCTATGAAAATACATCTATGCAAATGCTTGAAAAAGAAATGGGCATAAATAAGTTTTCTATATATTCTAGTTTTGGTAATAAACATGGTTTGTTTTTAGAAAGTTTAAAAAGCTACAATTCTAAAAGAAAAGCAATGTTCGATAAATTTAAAAATGCTTCTAATGGCGTTGAAGATATTAAACAATTTTTTTATGATTCTGTAGCCGTTTGTAATGAGAATGGCAATGAAAAAGGTTGTTTAGTAACCAACACATATAATGAGTTTTCTACAAGTGAAGACGAACTAGTAAACAACCAAATTAACTCTTTTATGGATAATCTAAAAAGTTTATTTATAGAAAAATTAAAAATGGATTCTTCTAAAAATGAAGAAACAATTAAAAAAGAAGCAAACTTTTTAGTGTTAGCAAAACATGGTTTAGCAGCTGCAACAAGAGTAAATAACAAAGAAGAAATAAAGGATTATATTGAAATGACATTCAAAAATATCTAA
- a CDS encoding DinB family protein — protein sequence MKRILIFSFIVLFASCTSQSKTEQTDFIKDYLERLENSRKYLVLVAEEMPEDKYGFKATPESMSFAENLMHITWAMDWHCQSLLGERKARDWNTDNTLKVANKSKAEMIATINKTFDETIKFIKEFDTSKFNDRLDYLGLDRSKRQILLLLSDHVTHHRAQILVYLRLNGIKPPRYVLYQ from the coding sequence ATGAAACGCATCTTAATTTTCTCCTTTATTGTTCTATTTGCTTCTTGTACATCTCAATCAAAAACAGAACAAACAGATTTTATAAAAGATTATTTGGAGCGATTAGAAAACTCAAGAAAATATTTAGTTTTAGTTGCTGAAGAAATGCCAGAAGACAAATATGGTTTTAAAGCAACACCAGAATCTATGAGTTTTGCAGAAAATTTAATGCACATTACTTGGGCAATGGATTGGCATTGTCAGTCTTTATTAGGAGAAAGAAAAGCAAGAGATTGGAACACAGACAACACTCTAAAAGTAGCTAATAAATCGAAAGCCGAAATGATTGCAACCATCAATAAAACTTTTGATGAAACCATAAAATTTATAAAAGAATTTGATACTTCTAAATTTAACGATCGTTTAGATTATTTAGGTTTAGATAGAAGTAAAAGACAAATTTTACTGCTACTTTCAGACCATGTTACGCATCACAGAGCTCAAATTTTGGTCTATTTAAGATTGAATGGAATAAAACCTCCAAGATATGTTTTGTATCAATAA